A portion of the Glycine max cultivar Williams 82 chromosome 10, Glycine_max_v4.0, whole genome shotgun sequence genome contains these proteins:
- the LOC100790712 gene encoding ABC transporter G family member 8: MEWNRSLFQSQHHSSSLSLQPSMEDPSDSPPPPPPPPPQTPLKTYKLSATSISYTKSTTKPSFTSLFFTPCTTTPPTYILKDISLTALPSQILAVVGPIGAGKXXXXXXXXXXXXXXXGTLLLNSAPLVPSTFRKLSSYVPQHDHCLPLLTVSETFLFAAKLLKPKTSNLAAIVSSLLSELRLTHLSNTRLARGLSGGERRRVSIGLCLLHDPAVLLLDEPTSGLDSTSAFKVMRILKQTCVSRNRTIILSIHQPSFKILACIDRILLLSKGQVVHHGSVATLQAFLHSNGFTVPHQLNALEYAMEILSQLNEAKPVTPPSIPESPERSSSVISVSDGGVRSSREIIRYKSSRVHEIFTLYSRFWKIIYRTRQLLLTNTAEALLVGLVLGTIYINIGFDKEGIEKRFGLFAFTLTFLLSSTTETLPIFINERPILLRETSSGVYRLSSYLIANTLVFLPYLFVVAVIYSIPVYFLVGLCASWLSFAYFVLVIWVIVLMANSFVLFLSSLAPNYIAGTSLLTVLLAAFFLFSGYFISKESLPKYWLFMHFFSMYKYALDALLINEYSCLVTKCLIWYQENEQCMVTGGDVLQKKGLKESERWTNVYFLLGFFVLYRVLCFLVLVRRVSRSKT, encoded by the exons ATGGAATGGAACCGATCCTTGTTTCAATCCCAACACCATAGCTCTTCACTCTCACTCCAACCCTCCATGGAAGACCCCTCAGATtccccaccaccaccaccaccaccaccaccacaaacACCCCTAAAAACCTACAAACTAAGCGCCACCTCAATCTCCTACACCAAATCCACCACCAAACCCTCATTtacttctctcttcttcacccCATGCACCACCACCCCACCAACCTACATCCTCAAAGACATCTCCCTCACCGCCCTCCCCTCCCAAATCCTGGCCGTGGTGGGCCCCATCGGCGCCGGAAAA NNNNNNNNNNNNNNNNNNNNNNNNNNNNNNNNNNNNNNNNNNNNCGGCACTCTCCTCCTCAACTCCGCTCCTCTCGTCCCCTCCACCTTCCGCAAACTCTCCTCCTACGTCCCCCAACACGACCACTGCCTCCCTCTCCTCACCGTCTCCGAAACCTTCCTCTTCGCCGCAAAGCTCCTAAAACCCAAAACCTCAAACCTCGCCGCCATCGTCTCCTCCCTCCTCTCCGAACTCCGACTCACGCACCTATCCAACACGCGCCTCGCGCGTGGCCTCTCCGGCGGAGAACGCAGAAGGGTCTCCATTGGCCTCTGTCTCCTCCACGATCCCGCTGTATTACTCCTCGACGAACCTACTTCGGGGCTCGACAGTACTTCGGCCTTCAAAGTCATGCGAATTCTAAAGCAAACGTGCGTCTCTCGCAACAGAACCATTATTCTCTCCATCCACCAACCCAGCTTCAAGATTCTCGCTTGCATTGATAGGATCTTGTTGCTCTCAAAAGGACAAGTTGTTCATCATGGAAGTGTTGCCACGTTGCAAGCGTTCTTGCACTCCAATGGCTTCACTGTCCCTCATCAACTCAACGCGTTGGAATATGCTATGGAGATTTTGAGCCAGTTGAATGAGGCTAAGCCTGTTACTCCACCGAGTATTCCTGAATCGCCTGAGAGATCAAGTTCAGTGATTTCGGTTTCTGATGGTGGAGTTAGGAGTAGTAGAGAGATCATAAGGTATAAAAGCTCTAGGGTTCATGAAATTTTCACTCTCTATAGCAGGTTTTGGAAGATTATCTACAGAACTAGACAACTTCTTTTGACCAACACCGCAGAAGCACTTCTCGTGGGTCTTGTGTTGGGAACTATTTATATCAATATAGGGTTTGATAAGGAAGGGATTGAGAAAAGGTTTGGTCTTTTTGCCTTCACTCTCACGTTTCTATTGTCCTCCACAACGGAAACCCTTCCTATTTTCATCAACGAGAGACCGATCTTGCTGAGAGAAACTTCGAGTGGGGTTTATAGGCTCTCGTCTTATCTCATTGCAAACACGCTTGTTTTCTTGCCCTACTTGTTCGTTGTTGCTGTTATATACTCTATCCCCGTTTATTTTTTAGTGGGTCTCTGTGCTTCGTGGCTTTCTTTTGCTTACTTTGTTTTGGTCATTTGGGTCATTGTTCTGATGGCAAACTCGTTCGTTCTCTTCTTGAGCTCTCTTGCTCCGAACTACATTGCTGGAACTTCGCTTCTAACGGTGCTTCTCGCAgcgttttttctcttctctggGTATTTTATCTCCAAGGAAAGCTTGCCAAAGTACTGGCTCTTCATGCATTTTTTCTCTATGTATAAATACGCTCTTGATGCTCTTCTCATCAACGAGTACTCGTGCTTGGTGACAAAGTGTTTGATATGGTACCAAGAGAATGAACAGTGCATGGTGACTGGTGGTGACGTGTTGCAGAAAAAAGGACTCAAAGAGAGTGAAAGGTGGACCAACGTGTACTTCTTGCTCGGGTTCTTTGTGCTGTATCGTGTGCTTTGCTTCTTGGTTTTGGTTAGAAGGGTTTCGAGATCCAAAACTTAA
- the LOC100777032 gene encoding SPX domain-containing membrane protein At4g22990, which produces MVAFGKKLKERQIQEWQGYYINYKLMKKRVKQYAQQIQLGTLDRRHVLKDFSRMLDNQIEKTVLFLLEQQGLLASRIAKLGEEHEVIQQEPHISRIAELREAYRAVGQELLKLLFFVEVNAVGLRKILKKFDKRFGYKFTDYYVKTRANHPYSQLQQVFKHVGFGAVVGALSRNLHELQENQESQGSFLSIYDQPTLPLQDPVIDSIRAAIDRLSNSTNFLNFLGQHALIMHEELPAPVDERVDEQSYHFMSLFLNLANTFLYMVNTYIIVPTADDYSMSLGAAPTVCGIVIGAMAVAQVFSSVYFSAWSNRSYLRPLIFSSIVLFLGNVLYALAYDLNSIWILIIGRLLCGFGSARAVNRRYISDCVPLKIRMQASAGFVSASALGMACGPALAGLLQTNFKIFNITFNQDTLPGWLMTIAWLIYLVWLWITFKEPYREIEEKHVPHQSNAENNALEKGIKQPLLTSLKDKVDEDDDQDYEDSEEAPEDSHQPANSIGAAYRLLTPSVKVQLLIYFMLKYAMEILLSESSVITTYYFNWTTSTVSIFLACLGLTVLPVNIIVGSYISNMFEDRQILLASEIMVFLGILFSFNVIFPYTEPQYICSGLLMFVSAEVLEGVNLSLLSRVMSSRLSRGTYNGGLLSTEAGTLARVIADATITLAGYGGVSRLLNVTLLPSFFICVGSIIATCYTYNSLY; this is translated from the exons ATGGTTGCCTTTGGGAAAAAGTTGAAAGAAAGACAAATTCAAGAATGGCAAgg ATATTACATAAACTACAAACTAATGAAGAAACGAGTAAAACAGTATGCTCAACAAATTCAACTTGGAACACTAGATCGGCGCCATGTACTTAAGGATTTCTCAAGAATGCTGGATAATCAG ATTGAGAAGACTGTGCTTTTCCTGTTGGAACAACAAGGGCTTTTGGCAAGTAGGATAGCGAAGCTCGGAGAGGAGCATGAAGTTATTCAGCAGGAGCCTCATATAAGTAGAATAGCTGAACTACGAGAAGCTTATAGAGCAGTGGGACAAGAGCTATTGAAGCTTCTCTTCTTTGTAGAAGTCAATGCTGTTGGTTTGCGCAAGATATTGAAGAAGTTTGACAAACGCTTTGGCTATAAATTTACTGATTACTATGTCAAAACTCGCGCAAATCATCCTTACTCCCAGCTGCAACAAGTGTTCAAGCATGTG GGATTTGGAGCTGTTGTGGGAGCTTTATCTCGCAACCTTCACGAACTTCAGGAGAATCAGGAGAGTCAGGGAAGCTTCTTATCAATTTATGATCAGCCTACACTTCCCCTCCAG GATCCTGTTATTGATTCAATAAGAGCAGCTATTGATAGGTTAAGTAACTCAACCAACTTCCTAAACTTTTTGGGGCAACATGCACTTATTATGCATGAGGAGTTGCCTGCACCTGTTGATGAGCGTGTTGACGAGCAAAGTTACCATTTTATGTCTCTTTTCCTGAACTTGGCAAACACATTTTTGTACATGGTCAACACATATATTATAGTCCCTACAGCAGATGATTATTCTATGAGCCTTGGGGCTGCACCAACGGTTTGCGGTATTGTGATCGGGGCAATGGCAGTTGCACAGGTGTTTTCTTCGGTGTATTTTAGTGCGTGGTCAAATAGATCATACTTGAGGCCTCTTATATTCAGTAGCATAGTTCTTTTTCTCGGCAATGTCTTGTATGCCTTGGCATACGATCTTAATTCGATATGGATTCTCATAATTGGTCGTCTTTTATGTGG ATTTGGTTCTGCCAGAGCGGTTAACCGGCGTTATATTAGTGATTGTGTGCCTTTAAAGATCCGCATGCAAGCATCGGCAGGTTTCGTTAGTGCCAGCGCTCTTGGAATGGCCTGTGGTCCTGCATTAGCCGGCTTACTTCAGACCAATTTTAAGATTTTCAACATTACATTTAACCAAGATACCTTACCAGGGTGGCTTATGACTATTGCTTGGCTGATATACCTAGTGTGGTTGTGGATCACTTTTAAGGAACCTTATCGtgaaattgaagagaaacaTGTACCACATCAATCCAATGCTG AAAACAATGCACTTGAAAAAGGCATAAAACAACCACTGCTGACTAGTTTAAAAGATAaggtagatgaagatgatgatcagGATTACGAAGATAGTGAAGAAGCTCCAGAGGATTCTCATCAGCCAGCCAATTCAATTGGAGCAGCATATAGACTCCTTACACCTTCTGTAAAG GTTCAGTTATTGATATACTTCATGCTTAAATATGCAATGGAGATTTTACTATCAGAATCTAGTGTCATCACAACATACTACTTCAATTGGACAACAAGCACTGTTTCCATTTTTCTTGCTTGCCTTGGTTTGACAGTTCTTCCTGTCAACATTATTGTTGGAAGTTATATAAGCAATATGTTTGAGGACAG GCAAATTTTGTTGGCATCAGAAATTATGGTTTTCTTAGGCATACTTTTCAGCTTCAATGTAATTTTTCCATACACTGAACCACAGTACATCTGTTCGGGGCTCCTTATGTTTGTTTCTGCTGAAGTACTTGAAG GTGTCAACTTGTCACTTCTTTCACGAGTAATGTCATCAAGGCTTTCTCGTGGAACCTACAATGGAGGGCTCTTGTCTACAGAGGCAGGGACACTTGCACGAGTCATTGCAGATGCAACCATTACTCTTGCTGGCTATGGGGGTGTGAGTAGGCTCCTTAACGTCAcccttcttccttccttcttcatttgcgTAGGTTCCATAATTGCAACTTGCTATACCTACAATTCTTTATATTGA